GCCTGATCGAAGCGCATTCGAACCCACTTGATCTTCGGTGCATGAGACGTATTCTATAACTAGAATATGCAGCACCTCACCCCCTCCGAAGCCGCGATCCTCGGCCTGCTCGCCGAGCGCCCTCTGCACGGCTACGAGCTCGACGAGGTGATCGAGGCGCGCGGGGTGCGGGCGTGGACGGAGATCGGCTTCTCCTCCATCTATTTCCTGCTCGGCAAGCTCGAGAAGAAGGGGCTGATCCGCCAGGATCCGGTGCCGGCTTCCGCCAAGGGCCGAAAGCCCTACGCAATCACGGCGGCGGGTCGGGAGAGCCTCGCCGCTACGTGCCTGAAGCTGCTTGCAGAGCCCGCCGGAGCGCCGCCGCCCGTGCTTGTCGGCCTCGCGAACTGGCCGGCGCTCGATCCGGCCGCGGCCCTCGCCGCGCTCGCCGAGCGCCGGCAGGCCTTGCGCGATCGGCAGCGCGGATTGCGCGCGCGGCATGACTCGCAGCAGCCGCTGCCGCCCTTCGTCGATGCCCTGTTCGCTTACGGTCTCGGCCAGGCCAAGGCGGAGCTCGCATGGCTCGACACGATCGTTGCAAAATTGGGAGGGGACGATGGACAAGCTGGATCTGAAAAAAACTAGGAAGACTTTGTTCACCGCCCCGGCCGGCCGCTTCGTCGAGATCGAGGTGCCGCCGCTCATAT
The nucleotide sequence above comes from Sphingosinicella sp. BN140058. Encoded proteins:
- a CDS encoding PadR family transcriptional regulator; protein product: MQHLTPSEAAILGLLAERPLHGYELDEVIEARGVRAWTEIGFSSIYFLLGKLEKKGLIRQDPVPASAKGRKPYAITAAGRESLAATCLKLLAEPAGAPPPVLVGLANWPALDPAAALAALAERRQALRDRQRGLRARHDSQQPLPPFVDALFAYGLGQAKAELAWLDTIVAKLGGDDGQAGSEKN